A window of Cucurbita pepo subsp. pepo cultivar mu-cu-16 chromosome LG06, ASM280686v2, whole genome shotgun sequence contains these coding sequences:
- the LOC111796721 gene encoding transcription factor bHLH81 — MQSTTGGATGSRSGGGGSGGGLARFRSAPAAWLEALLEDEEEDLLRPNQCLTQLLAGNSSDLDSPADQALFEPNPSAGFQRQNSSPAEFLGASGIGEGFYSSYAINSSAALEISPTSKRGREVDAQNFPPKFSPQLKREGSGVSSLIDMEMEKLLEDSVPCRVRAKRGCATHPRSIAERVRRTRISDRIRKLQEVVPNMDKQTNTADMLEEAVEYVKFLQKQIQELTEHQRRCTCTVKE, encoded by the exons ATGCAATCCACAACTGGTGGTGCTACTGGCAGTCgtagcggcggcggcggtagCGGCGGCGGACTTGCTCGCTTCCGCTCTGCTCCGGCTGCTTGGTTGGAAGCGCTTTTGGAGGACGAGGAGGAGGACCTACTCAGGCCTAATCAGTGCTTGACTCAGCTTCTCGCTGGAAACTCCTCCGACCTAGACTCCCCCGCGGATCAGGCCTTGTTCGAGCCCAATCCCTCCGCTGGTTTCCAGAGGCAAAATAGCTCTCCGGCTGAGTTTCTCGGCGCCTCCGGAATCGGGGAAGGATTTTACTCTTCCTATGCTATCAATTCCTCGGCCGCTCTCGAGATCTCTCCCACTTCCAAGCGGGGGAGAGAAGTCGACGCGCAGAACTTCCCGCCCAAATTTTCACCGCAGCTG AAAAGGGAAGGAAGTGGAGTTTCGAGTTTGATAGACATGGAAATGGAGAAGTTATTGGAGGACTCTGTGCCCTGCCGTGTGAGGGCCAAGCGTGGCTGTGCGACGCATCCTCGGAGCATTGCTGAGAGG GTTCGTAGGACTAGAATTAGTGACAGAATAAGGAAGCTTCAGGAGGTTGTCCCCAACATGGATAAG CAAACAAACACTGCAGATATGTTGGAAGAAGCAGTAGAGTATGTCAAATTCCTTCAAAAGCAGATTCAG GAACTCACCGAGCATCAGCGCAGGTGCACATGCACGGTTAAGGAATAA
- the LOC111797137 gene encoding protein NRT1/ PTR FAMILY 5.10-like, giving the protein MDHTAPLLSHTVDGAVDYKGRPLLRSSSGTWSSASFIIGMEVAERFAFYGIGANLITYLTGPLHISMVAAAEIVNVWSGTSMLLTLFGAFIADSFFGRYRTIVFASASYLLGLGLLVLSTANSSICAVPDKSTTCSAPKLQLVLFFASLCLIGIAQGGHRPCVQAFGADQFDDQNPQEAKFKSSFFNWWYFGACSGIVVAIPTIAYAQENLSWSVGFGIPSAAMLTGFIVFLLGTKTYRFTVKQSDKSPFMRIGRVFVASIRNWRASPSTISFNEEETGKDVSNSQQFKFLNKACIVPIDSNQNATACSISEVEEAKAILRILLIWPTLIMFTIVFSQDATFFTKQAATLDRTISSGFTVPAASLEAIISFTIVIFIVVYDLVFVPIAKTVTGNSSGITTLQRIGSGMIISTISMVVASLVEKKRLKTALEHGLIDRPDMTIPMKFGWLVPQYVLNGLADVFTVVGLQEFCYDQVARDLKSVGPAIFISILGMGSILSSLLISIIDSATKGNGHLSWFPDNLNKAHLDYFYLLLAALSVLSFIAFLFVAKSHVYNR; this is encoded by the exons ATGGACCACACAGCTCCGCTGCTCAGCCACACCGTCGACGGCGCCGTCGATTATAAAGGTCGCCCACTTCTCAGATCCTCCTCCGGCACATGGAGCTCCGCCTCTTTCATTATAG GGATGGAGGTGGCTGAGAGATTTGCTTTCTATGGAATCGGCGCCAACCTCATAACTTACTTGACAGGACCGCTCCACATTTCCATGGTGGCGGCGGCCGAGATTGTCAATGTCTGGTCTGGTACCTCCATGCTCCTCACTCTCTTTGGAGCCTTTATTGCTGATTCCTTCTTTGGACGATACCGTACCATTGTTTTTGCATCTGCTTCTTACCTTTTG GGACTGGGGTTGTTGGTTCTGTCTACAGCAAACTCCTCGATCTGCGCTGTCCCTGACAAATCCACGACCTGTTCAGCTCCCAAGCTTCAGCTCGTTTTATTCTTCGCATCTCTGTGTCTAATTGGGATAGCACAGGGTGGGCACAGGCCCTGCGTGCAGGCTTTTGGGGCCGATCAGTTCGATGACCAAAATCCTCAAGAGGCCAAATTCAAGAGCTCCTTCTTCAATTGGTGGTATTTTGGTGCCTGCTCAGGAATCGTAGTAGCCATTCCAACTATAGCATATGCACAAGAGAATCTTAGTTGGAGTGTTGGATTTGGAATTCCTTCTGCTGCAATGCTCACTGGTTTCATTGTTTTCCTTCTTGGTACCAAGACGTATCGGTTTACCGTCAAGCAATCAGATAAGAGCCCGTTTATGAGAATTGGTCGAGTGTTCGTGGCTTCTATTAGGAATTGGAGAGCTTCTCCCTCAACGATCTCCTTTAATGAGGAGGAAACTGGCAAAGATGTGTCAAACTCTCAACAATTCAA ATTTCTCAACAAAGCTTGCATCGTTCCCATCGATTCAAACCAAAACGCAACGGCGTGTAGCATAAGCGAGGTTGAAGAAGCAAAGGCAATTCTCCGAATTCTTCTAATATGGCCTACACTTATCATGTTCACCATTGTGTTCTCACAAGATGCCACCTTCTTCACCAAACAAGCAGCAACATTAGACAGAACAATTTCATCAGGTTTCACTGTTCCCGCCGCGTCACTCGAGGCGATCATTTCCTTTACAATCGTCATCTTCATCGTGGTCTATGATCTCGTCTTCGTTCCTATTGCCAAAACAGTAACAGGAAACTCATCTGGCATAACAACATTACAAAGAATCGGATCCGGGATGATCATATCAACTATCTCTATGGTGGTTGCATCCCTGGTCGAGAAAAAACGTTTGAAAACTGCCCTCGAACACGGTCTGATCGATAGACCGGACATGACAATTCCAATGAAATTCGGGTGGTTGGTTCCTCAATATGTGTTGAATGGTTTGGCTGATGTGTTTACAGTGGTCGGGCTTCAAGAGTTTTGCTATGATCAAGTGGCTAGGGATTTGAAAAGTGTTGGACCTGCCATTTTCATCAGTATCCTTGGAATGGGTAGCATTTTAAGTAGCCTTTTGATATCAATTATTGATTCAGCTACTAAAGGCAATGGGCATCTGAGCTGGTTTCCCGACAACCTTAACAAGGCTCATCTTGATTATTTTTACCTGCTACTGGCTGCCCTTAGTGTTCTTAGCTTCATTGCCTTCCTTTTTGTTGCCAAATCCCACGTTTATAACAGGTGA
- the LOC111797360 gene encoding protein NRT1/ PTR FAMILY 5.10-like, which translates to MEAPLLDETVEGAVDYNGRPVLRSKFGGWRSASFIIGVEVAERFAYYGIASNLINFLTDELRLSTAAAAQNVNVWSGVAMMLPLLGAFLADSFLGRYRTIALSSALYILGLGLLTVSATLPYSSTSACQQTENRVPCSPSLVHVVLFFFSLYIVAFAQGGHKPCVQAFGADQFDGQHPEESKAKSSFFNWWYFGIAVATFATFTTVSYVQDNLSWSLGFGIPCIAMVFALLVFLLGTKTYRYSSEGDVENPFVRIGRVFVMAVRNWRVISSEIAHEEEILGLLPHHSSQQFRFLDKALIVPNSLKEDXEVIGINPP; encoded by the exons ATGGAGGCTCCTTTGTTGGATGAGACGGTGGAGGGTGCTGTCGATTACAATGGCCGCCCAGTCCTCAGATCCAAATTCGGCGGCTGGAGATCCGCCTCCTTCATCATAG GAGTGGAGGTTGCCGAGAGATTCGCCTATTACGGAATCGCCTCCAACCTGATTAACTTCTTAACGGACGAGCTCCGCCTGTCCACGGCCGCAGCAGCGCAGAATGTCAATGTCTGGTCCGGAGTCGCCATGATGCTACCTCTACTCGGAGCTTTTCTGGCCGATTCCTTCCTCGGACGATACCGCACTATCGCTCTTTCCTCTGCCCTTTACATTCTG GGACTTGGATTGTTGACTGTGTCTGCAACATTACCTTATTCGAGCACTTCTGCCTGCCAACAGACAGAAAACCGTGTACCATGTTCCCCCAGTCTCGTCCAcgtagttttatttttcttctccttataTATTGTGGCATTTGCTCAAGGGGGACATAAGCCTTGCGTCCAAGCTTTCGGAGCCGATCAATTTGATGGACAACATCCAGAAGAGAGCAAAGCTAAAAGCTCTTTCTTTAATTGGTGGTACTTCGGTATCGCTGTGGCCACTTTTGCAACATTTACTACAGTGAGCTATGTGCAAGATAACCTTAGCTGGAGTCTTGGGTTTGGAATTCCTTGTATTGCTATGGTTTTTGCACTGCTAGTCTTCTTGCTTGGAACTAAGACGTACAGGTACAGTAGCGAAGGAGATGTGGAAAACCCATTTGTGAGGATTGGACGTGTGTTTGTCATGGCAGTACGAAATTGGCGAGTAATATCTTCAGAAATAGCTCATGAAGAGGAAATCCTTGGCCTTTTACCGCACCATAGCTCTCAACAGTTCAG GTTCCTAGACAAAGCTTTGATTGTACCTAATAGTTTGAAGGAAGACNAAGAAGTCATCGGTATAAACCCCCCCTGA